One Diabrotica virgifera virgifera chromosome 3, PGI_DIABVI_V3a genomic window carries:
- the LOC114340167 gene encoding zinc finger MYM-type protein 5-like: MSSYKHKSGALKRKLQKEKLEQSAKGRQDIKKFFKSNEKEELQEFQPDFNPEPTSASQTQPSSASIQNASTSTVCEGSNDECASADPNLSKDTVDDNKTFNFDDPNTWPAVMSDKIRQEIVLCYGGFQAFQARSKSFPADPSGKHFHETLLYMKTDNRTCKAIPREWLMWSETKNSIHCLPCSIFHSNQNKSKLAKEGFFPEKQQYKRLYRLLSMHERSSEHRKHYLEWKSLQISLKGHGVIEMILVKRKLGNL; this comes from the coding sequence ATGTCAAGCTATAAACATAAGTCTGGAGCTTTGAAAAGAAAGCTCCAGAAAGAAAAATTAGAACAATCTGCTAAAGGTCGCCAGGATATTAAGAAGTTTTTTAAGAGTAATGAAAAAGAAGAGTTGCAAGAATTTCAACCGGATTTCAATCCAGAACCTACATCAGCCTCACAGACCCAACCTTCTTCAGCTTCAATCCAAAATGCTTCTACGTCTACTGTATGTGAGGGAAGTAATGACGAATGTGCTAGTGCTGATCCAAATCTTAGTAAGGATACTGTCGATGacaataaaacttttaattttgacGATCCTAATACGTGGCCTGCGGTGATGAGTGATAAAATACGGCAGGAAATAGTATTGTGCTACGGTGGTTTTCAAGCTTTTCAGGCCAGATCAAAATCATTTCCAGCTGACCCCTCAGGAAAACATTTCCATGAAACATTGTTGTACATGAAAACAGACAACAGAACATGTAAAGCAATTCCACGTGAATGGTTAATGTGGAGTGAAACAAAAAACAGCATTCATTGTTTACCCTGTAGCATTTTCCATTCAAACCAAAACAAAAGTAAACTTGCAAAAGAAGGTTTTTTCCCTGAAAAACAACAATACAAACGATTATACAGGTTACTTTCGATGCATGAAAGAAGCTCTGAGCACAGAAAACACTACCTAGAATGGAAAAGTCTTCAGATATCATTGAAAGGACATGGTGTCATTGAAATGATTTTAGTGAAAAGAAAGCTAGGAAATCTATGA